A stretch of DNA from Marinitoga sp. 1197:
CTGAGAGATGGAAAACATATAAAGGCAATAGATTTATGTCCAACAACCTTTTATGAAGAATTAAAGGTTGGATCATATGTTCCACTTACATCGCAGCCTTCTGTAAAAGATTTTGAAGAAGTTTATAGAGATATGTTGAAAAGATATGACTATTTGATAACTTTGACAATATCAGAAAAATTAAGTGGCACCCTGAATTCTGCAAGTCTTGCTGCATCCATGATTGACGAAAAAAGGATATTTACAGTAGATTCGAAATTGACGAGTTATGGTCTTGGTTTTTTAATACTTGAATTGATGGAGAAAATAAAGAGTGGAAATTATTCTATTGAGCAATTGATTGAATACTCCAGAAATTTTTATACAACAGTAAGAACAATCTTTAGTGTAACAAATATTGATTATCTATACAAAGGAGGAAGAATAGGAAAAGCCAAAGCACTTATGGGTGGATTGTTAAATATGAAACCGATTCTTTCTCTTGAAGAAGGCGAAATAATACCGGTAAAAAATGCCCGAGGAATTAATAGAATGATAAAAGAGGTTATAAATCATTCTATCGAAAGAATAGATTCATTAAGAATGAAGAAAATCGCAGTTATTCATACAAATAATTTAAAATATGGCGGATTATTGATTGAAGAATTAAGAAATCGAGGTATAAACGATGATACTATTGTATATTCATTATTGGATCCTGTCATAGGAACACATTTAGGACCAGATGCAGTGGGGGTGATTACTCAGTGGGAGTAGATGAAATTATGGAAATATTACCTCATAGATATCCTTTTTTATTGGTAGATAAAGTTGTTGAAATAACAAAAGAAAAAATTATAGCTTATAAAAACATATCAATAAATGAGCCTCAATTTCAGGGGCATTTTCCAGGATATCCCATTATGCCTGGAGTTTTAATAATCGAAGGACTGGCGCAAACTGCAGGAATATTGTTAATGAAGGATTTGAAAGAAAAAGTTGTGCCTTTATTTCTTGGAATAGATAAAGCAAGATTTAAAAAAGAGGTTAGACCTGGAGATAAATTAATGTATGAAGTTATGATATTACAGGAAAAAATGGGAATGTATAAATTAAAAGCTGTAGCAAAGGTTGAGGATAAAATAGTAGTAACTGCAGAATTAATGGTTGGAATAAAGAGGGGATAGAATGTATATATCTCAAATAAAAGCATATATTCCAGAAGAAATATTGGATAATTTAACTCTAGCGAAAAAATTTGATGTTACAGAAGATTGGATATTTAAAAGAACAGGAATTAAAAAACGACATATATCAAATATAGATATATTTCAGATGGGAATGAAGGCAGCTGAAAAGTTGGATTTAACAGATGTTGATACTATTCTTTTTGTATCCTCAACAGGAGCGCATTATATACCATTTTATGTGAGAGCATTTGAAAAACTAAATATTAATAAGTTACGTTATGGTATAGATATATCAAATGGATTTGTTGGATTTATAACTTCCTTACATATAGCAGGAGTAATGTTTAAAGAAAAAATAGCAGGAAAAATATTAATAATAGTTTCAGAAAAATTATCAGATCTTGTAGAAAGTACTGATATAAATACAGCAATACTTTTTTCAGATGCAGCTGTTGCCATGGTTTTAGAAAATCATGATGGTTATCTTTGTGATCATAGGGTTATCTATGATTCTGAATATTTGGATGCATTAAATATTAATGATAATAAAAAGATAATTATGGATGGGAAGAGAGTATACAAATTTGCTGTTAATAATATGAAAAAAA
This window harbors:
- a CDS encoding DegV family protein, whose amino-acid sequence is MRIGLVTDNTCNLPIDFLEKNDIGYASLYILRDGKHIKAIDLCPTTFYEELKVGSYVPLTSQPSVKDFEEVYRDMLKRYDYLITLTISEKLSGTLNSASLAASMIDEKRIFTVDSKLTSYGLGFLILELMEKIKSGNYSIEQLIEYSRNFYTTVRTIFSVTNIDYLYKGGRIGKAKALMGGLLNMKPILSLEEGEIIPVKNARGINRMIKEVINHSIERIDSLRMKKIAVIHTNNLKYGGLLIEELRNRGINDDTIVYSLLDPVIGTHLGPDAVGVITQWE
- the fabZ gene encoding 3-hydroxyacyl-ACP dehydratase FabZ, which gives rise to MGVDEIMEILPHRYPFLLVDKVVEITKEKIIAYKNISINEPQFQGHFPGYPIMPGVLIIEGLAQTAGILLMKDLKEKVVPLFLGIDKARFKKEVRPGDKLMYEVMILQEKMGMYKLKAVAKVEDKIVVTAELMVGIKRG
- a CDS encoding 3-oxoacyl-ACP synthase III family protein gives rise to the protein MYISQIKAYIPEEILDNLTLAKKFDVTEDWIFKRTGIKKRHISNIDIFQMGMKAAEKLDLTDVDTILFVSSTGAHYIPFYVRAFEKLNINKLRYGIDISNGFVGFITSLHIAGVMFKEKIAGKILIIVSEKLSDLVESTDINTAILFSDAAVAMVLENHDGYLCDHRVIYDSEYLDALNINDNKKIIMDGKRVYKFAVNNMKKMINQYIETYGKKIIVPHQANKRILESVKKTFEDITFLNIIEEYGNTGAASIPLTLFKKYGNTKIQLKDHILISVGGGMTTSAITWRCINE